In Haloimpatiens massiliensis, the following are encoded in one genomic region:
- the pilM gene encoding type IV pilus assembly protein PilM has translation MFKNDILSIDIGAKNIKILDLKVNKKNISVNNAFSIKTPENSYNDGEINDIGKIKAVLEKNLELKNIKTKKAVFTSKSTSIITREILVPAADEKDMEALIKFQIERYLPIMSEDYIIQHKIMDTFIENDVEKSRVNVVAYPKSIAQGYLALCKELKFTPLALDINSNSICKLFYATCNINGEEYEKEKSIAFIDIGSEYSEISILKNYNVEFSRIISIGSSYIDVDISKNLFISEEEGEEKKLNLLNLNEEIDKGSLKEVLNDFGKIWTSNLVVEIDKIIQYYRKKNSGDTIEEIFIYGGGSRLKGLAKYMSKSLGISVNSINNMPNFNMDKHQENIMDYINAAGAAIRL, from the coding sequence ATGTTCAAAAACGATATTTTATCTATAGATATAGGAGCAAAAAACATAAAAATATTAGATTTAAAAGTAAACAAGAAAAATATTAGTGTAAACAATGCTTTTTCTATAAAGACACCTGAAAATTCTTATAATGATGGTGAAATAAATGATATTGGAAAAATAAAAGCTGTTTTAGAAAAGAATCTGGAGCTTAAAAATATAAAAACTAAGAAGGCAGTGTTTACATCAAAAAGTACTTCTATTATAACTAGAGAAATTTTGGTACCTGCTGCAGATGAAAAGGACATGGAGGCCTTAATAAAATTTCAAATAGAGAGATACCTTCCTATAATGTCGGAGGATTATATTATTCAACATAAAATAATGGATACTTTCATAGAAAATGATGTGGAGAAATCTAGAGTAAATGTGGTTGCATACCCTAAAAGTATTGCACAAGGGTATTTAGCTTTATGTAAGGAATTAAAATTTACACCTTTGGCATTAGACATAAATAGCAATAGTATATGCAAACTTTTTTATGCAACATGTAATATTAATGGAGAAGAATACGAAAAAGAAAAATCTATTGCATTTATAGATATAGGTAGTGAGTATAGTGAAATAAGCATACTTAAAAATTATAATGTAGAATTTTCAAGAATTATATCTATTGGCAGTTCATATATAGATGTAGACATATCAAAAAATTTATTTATATCTGAGGAAGAAGGAGAAGAAAAAAAATTAAACCTTTTAAATTTAAATGAAGAAATAGATAAAGGATCTTTAAAAGAAGTTTTAAATGATTTTGGAAAAATATGGACAAGTAATCTTGTGGTAGAGATAGATAAAATAATACAATATTATCGAAAGAAAAATTCTGGAGATACAATAGAGGAGATATTTATATATGGTGGAGGGTCAAGGTTAAAAGGCTTAGCAAAATATATGAGTAAAAGTTTAGGTATTTCAGTTAATTCTATAAATAATATGCCTAATTTTAATATGGACAAACATCAAGAAAATATAATGGACTATATAAATGCTGCTGGTGCAGCTATTAGACTTTAA
- a CDS encoding prepilin-type N-terminal cleavage/methylation domain-containing protein — protein sequence MKTSLNLKKSKKKGFTLIELIIVIAIIGILALIAIPKFGGAQKEAKTNADIASAKTIANATSMLITKGEIGLKEGGQNFEISSSSADEEGKLVAEQLQNVPKPKSTKGEFFVEINNEGDVSVLIGENKDKAQQIYPDKAK from the coding sequence ATGAAAACAAGTTTAAATTTAAAAAAATCAAAAAAGAAAGGCTTTACATTAATTGAACTTATAATAGTAATAGCTATTATAGGAATATTGGCTTTGATTGCTATACCTAAATTTGGAGGCGCTCAAAAGGAAGCAAAAACAAATGCAGATATAGCTAGTGCTAAAACAATAGCTAATGCCACTTCTATGTTGATTACTAAAGGGGAAATTGGCTTAAAAGAAGGGGGACAAAATTTTGAAATTAGTAGTTCAAGTGCGGATGAAGAAGGAAAATTGGTAGCAGAGCAACTTCAAAATGTACCTAAACCTAAGTCCACTAAAGGCGAGTTTTTTGTTGAAATAAATAATGAAGGTGATGTATCGGTGCTTATAGGAGAAAATAAAGATAAGGCGCAGCAGATATATCCTGATAAAGCTAAGTAG